The Mycolicibacterium parafortuitum nucleotide sequence GCTTCGGCCGGACTCTGGAACTCGAAATATGCACAGGGACAGGGGATTCGGGCTTTTTCCTGGGAGATGGGGATTCGGCCGATTGCACGTCCCGGCACGGAATGCCATCATTTCGTTGTTGGTGCACACCCCTGCGGTTCCGGCCTGCCCCGCCAGACAGGCCGATCGCGATGGGAGGTATGCGTGACAATCGAAGACAGGCCCCGAGGCGCCCCGCCGGACCCCCGGCGGCAGACCTTGTTCGAGCGCACACAGCTCAACGACCTCGTGGTGCAGATCAACGAACTCCAGCGTCGCGCCGACGTGAACCCCGAGGACGCTCTGCTCGACATCATCGAAAACGGGGTCGCGTCGGTGCCGGGTGCCCGCTATGCCGGCGTCACGCTGATCGACAAGCACGCCGTGGTGACGACCGCGGCGGCGACCCACGAACACGTCCGACTGCTGGACCGGATCCAGGCCGAGACCCGCGAGGGGCCGTGTCTGGCGAGCGCGTGGTCCCACCACACCCTCCGCATCGACGATCTGTCCGCAGAGCGGCGGTGGCCGCGGTACTGCCGGTCCGCCGTCGAGCGCACGCCGGTGCGGTCGGTGCTGTCGATCCGGCTCTATCACGACGGTCCCAGCCTCGCCGCGCTGACCTTCTACTCAGACGAGGTCGAGGTGTTCGACGACGACTCGGTGGAACTGGCGCTGATCTTCGCAGCCCACACCGCCGCCGCGCTGACGCTGACCCAGCGCGAGGACCAGTTCCGCAGCGCCCTGGCCAGTCGCGACGTCATCGGCCAGGCCAAAGGGATGCTCATGGAGCGCTTCGGTATCGACGCCCATGCCGCGTTCGAACTGTTGCGCCGGATCTCCCAGGAGAAGAACGTGAAGCTGGTCGATATCGCCGAGAACCTGGTCGCCT carries:
- a CDS encoding GAF and ANTAR domain-containing protein, translated to MEDRPRGAPPDPRRQTLFERTQLNDLVVQINELQRRADVNPEDALLDIIENGVASVPGARYAGVTLIDKHAVVTTAAATHEHVRLLDRIQAETREGPCLASAWSHHTLRIDDLSAERRWPRYCRSAVERTPVRSVLSIRLYHDGPSLAALTFYSDEVEVFDDDSVELALIFAAHTAAALTLTQREDQFRSALASRDVIGQAKGMLMERFGIDAHAAFELLRRISQEKNVKLVDIAENLVASHRTAD